From one Streptomyces sp. CA-210063 genomic stretch:
- a CDS encoding low molecular weight protein-tyrosine-phosphatase, which yields MTYRVCFVCTGNICRSPMAESVFRARTEEAGLDHLVEVDSAGTGGWHEGDAADPRTISVLEANGYGSIHAARQFQVSWFSRLDLVIALDRGHLKALRRLAPTAADADKIRLLRSYDPTAGDDLDVPDPYYGGMDGFEECLELVEAASSGLLAAVREKVEGRAA from the coding sequence ATGACCTACCGAGTCTGCTTCGTCTGCACCGGCAACATCTGCCGCTCCCCGATGGCCGAGTCCGTCTTCCGCGCCCGTACGGAGGAGGCCGGGCTCGACCACCTGGTCGAGGTCGACAGCGCGGGCACGGGCGGCTGGCACGAGGGCGACGCCGCCGATCCCCGCACCATCTCCGTGCTGGAGGCGAACGGCTACGGCAGTATCCACGCGGCCCGGCAGTTCCAGGTCTCCTGGTTCTCCCGCCTCGACCTTGTCATCGCCCTCGACAGAGGTCACCTCAAGGCCCTGCGCCGCCTCGCGCCGACCGCGGCGGACGCGGACAAGATCCGGCTCCTGCGCTCCTACGACCCCACTGCGGGCGACGACCTCGACGTTCCGGACCCCTATTACGGGGGCATGGACGGCTTCGAGGAGTGCCTGGAGCTCGTGGAAGCGGCGAGTTCCGGTCTGCTGGCCGCCGTACGCGAGAAGGTGGAGGGACGAGCCGCATGA
- a CDS encoding cystathionine gamma-lyase, with protein sequence MSTENPAGAGDGTRAVRAGLPEPVKHEPTLPGPVFAAHYHLPGEPTGPYAYGRDQNPTWTLLERAIGELEAPGQEDAEAVAFASGMAAISAVLFSQLRAGDVLVLPSDGYNVLPLAGEQLRSYGIEVRSAPTGGDAQLDALDGAKLLWLETPSNPGLDVCDVRRLSEAARARGCLVAVDNTLATPLGQRPLDLGADFAVASGTKQLTGHGDVLLGYVAGRDASLMAGVRRWRKIVGAIPGPMEAWLAHRSLATLQLRADRQSANALAVAEALRGRPEVTGLRYPGLPDDPSHKIASQQMRRYGCVVSFAFPTRARADRFLDALRLVDDATSFGGVRSTAERRGRWGGDAVPEGFIRFSAGAEDTDDLVADVLRALAVATD encoded by the coding sequence ATGAGCACGGAGAACCCCGCGGGAGCCGGTGACGGCACCCGTGCGGTGCGGGCCGGTCTGCCCGAGCCCGTCAAGCACGAGCCGACCCTCCCGGGGCCCGTCTTCGCCGCCCACTACCACCTGCCGGGCGAGCCCACCGGCCCGTACGCCTACGGGCGCGACCAGAACCCCACGTGGACCCTCCTGGAACGCGCCATCGGCGAACTGGAGGCACCGGGACAGGAGGACGCCGAAGCGGTCGCCTTCGCCTCCGGCATGGCCGCCATCTCGGCCGTCCTCTTCTCACAGCTGCGCGCCGGTGACGTCCTGGTCCTACCGAGCGACGGCTACAACGTGCTGCCCTTGGCGGGTGAACAGCTGCGGTCGTACGGCATCGAGGTGCGCAGCGCTCCCACGGGCGGCGACGCCCAGCTCGACGCGCTGGACGGCGCCAAGCTGCTCTGGCTCGAGACACCGTCGAACCCGGGGCTGGACGTGTGCGACGTGCGGCGGCTCAGCGAGGCGGCACGCGCGCGTGGCTGTCTCGTCGCCGTCGACAACACCCTGGCGACCCCGCTCGGGCAGCGTCCGCTGGACCTGGGCGCCGACTTCGCCGTGGCCAGCGGCACCAAGCAGCTGACCGGACACGGAGACGTGCTGCTGGGGTACGTCGCCGGGCGCGATGCCTCGCTGATGGCGGGTGTACGGCGCTGGCGCAAGATCGTCGGAGCGATCCCGGGCCCGATGGAGGCCTGGCTCGCGCACCGCTCGCTCGCCACGCTGCAGCTGCGCGCCGACCGGCAGAGCGCCAACGCCCTGGCCGTGGCCGAGGCGCTCAGGGGACGGCCCGAGGTGACCGGGCTGCGCTACCCGGGACTGCCCGACGACCCCTCGCACAAGATCGCCTCGCAGCAGATGCGGCGTTACGGGTGCGTGGTGTCGTTCGCTTTCCCCACGCGCGCGCGTGCCGACCGTTTCCTCGACGCGCTCCGGCTCGTGGACGACGCCACGAGCTTCGGAGGGGTGCGGTCCACCGCCGAGCGGCGCGGCCGGTGGGGAGGCGACGCGGTTCCGGAGGGCTTCATCCGGTTCTCGGCCGGCGCAGAGGACACGGACGATCTGGTGGCGGATGTGCTGCGTGCGCTCGCTGTGGCTACCGACTAG
- the hisC gene encoding histidinol-phosphate transaminase: MSETSPKLRAELEGIPTYKPGKPAAAGGPAAYKLSSNENPYPPLPGVLESVTGSAASFNRYPDMACTGLMNELSDRFGVPLSDLATGTGSVGVAQQLLQATSGPGDEVIYAWRSFEAYPIITQISGATSVQVPLTPGDVHDLDAMADAITDRTRLIFVCNPNNPTGTAVRRAELERFLDRVPGDVLVVLDEAYREFVRDTEVPDGVEFYRERPNVCVLRTFSKAYGLAGLRVGFAIAHEPVAAALRKTAVPFGVSQLAQDAAVASLRAEDELLGRVGSLVCERNRVVEALRGQGWTVPGTQANFVWLRLGERTVDFAGVCEQAGVVVRPFPGEGVRVTIGETEANDIFLKVTETFRKEL, translated from the coding sequence GTGAGCGAGACGAGCCCCAAGCTGCGAGCCGAGCTGGAGGGGATCCCCACCTACAAGCCCGGCAAGCCGGCCGCGGCGGGCGGCCCGGCGGCGTACAAGCTGTCCTCCAACGAGAACCCCTATCCGCCGCTGCCCGGCGTGCTGGAGAGCGTGACCGGGTCGGCCGCGTCCTTCAACCGGTACCCGGACATGGCGTGTACAGGACTGATGAACGAGCTGTCGGACCGCTTCGGGGTGCCGCTCTCGGACTTGGCCACCGGCACCGGCTCGGTCGGTGTCGCCCAGCAGCTGCTGCAGGCGACCTCAGGGCCCGGCGACGAGGTGATCTACGCCTGGCGGTCGTTCGAGGCGTACCCGATCATCACGCAGATCAGCGGGGCCACGTCCGTGCAGGTCCCGCTGACGCCGGGTGATGTGCACGACCTGGACGCGATGGCGGACGCGATCACTGACCGGACCCGGCTGATTTTCGTCTGCAATCCGAACAACCCGACGGGGACGGCGGTCCGCCGGGCCGAGCTGGAGCGGTTCCTCGACCGGGTGCCCGGCGATGTGCTCGTGGTGCTGGACGAGGCGTACCGCGAGTTCGTACGGGATACCGAGGTACCGGACGGCGTCGAGTTCTACCGCGAGCGGCCGAACGTCTGTGTGCTGCGCACCTTCTCCAAGGCGTACGGTCTCGCCGGGCTCCGGGTGGGCTTCGCGATCGCCCATGAACCGGTGGCGGCCGCGCTGCGCAAGACGGCCGTGCCGTTCGGGGTGAGCCAGCTCGCCCAGGACGCCGCCGTCGCCTCGCTGCGCGCCGAGGACGAGCTCCTCGGCCGGGTCGGTTCGTTGGTCTGCGAGCGGAACCGGGTCGTCGAGGCACTGCGCGGTCAGGGCTGGACGGTGCCGGGGACGCAGGCGAACTTCGTGTGGCTGCGGCTGGGGGAGCGCACGGTCGATTTCGCCGGTGTGTGCGAGCAGGCCGGTGTCGTCGTGCGGCCGTTCCCGGGCGAGGGCGTGCGCGTGACGATCGGCGAGACCGAGGCGAACGACATCTTCCTCAAGGTGACGGAGACGTTCCGCAAGGAGCTATAG
- a CDS encoding DUF5326 family protein: protein MREIFAGMPWWVKWIAVPVIALLVFGGLIVSVVQVVVGLLFKVLVFVALVGGLIYVVRKFTASSSSRGDW, encoded by the coding sequence ATGCGGGAGATCTTCGCGGGGATGCCGTGGTGGGTGAAGTGGATCGCGGTGCCGGTCATCGCTCTGCTGGTGTTCGGAGGGCTGATAGTCAGCGTCGTCCAGGTTGTGGTGGGCCTGCTCTTCAAAGTGCTGGTCTTCGTGGCGCTGGTCGGCGGACTGATCTATGTCGTACGGAAGTTCACGGCGAGTTCCTCGTCGCGCGGCGACTGGTGA
- a CDS encoding phage holin family protein, whose product MMNFLVKTIANAGALAVAVWLLDKITLTGDSTGKKVGTLLLVALVFGLVNAVVKPLVKLLTLPLFILTLGLFTLIVNALMLLLTSWLADMLDLSFHVEGFWTAVLGGLIISIVAWALHLVLPDRD is encoded by the coding sequence ATGATGAATTTCCTAGTCAAGACGATCGCCAACGCGGGTGCCCTGGCGGTCGCGGTATGGCTGCTCGACAAGATCACGCTGACCGGGGACAGCACGGGCAAGAAGGTCGGCACGCTCCTGCTGGTCGCGCTCGTCTTCGGCCTGGTGAACGCGGTGGTCAAGCCGCTCGTGAAGCTGCTCACCCTCCCGCTGTTCATCCTGACACTCGGCCTGTTCACGCTGATCGTGAACGCCCTGATGCTGCTGCTCACCTCGTGGCTGGCCGACATGCTCGACCTGAGCTTCCACGTGGAGGGGTTCTGGACCGCCGTCCTCGGCGGCCTGATCATCTCGATCGTCGCCTGGGCGCTCCACCTCGTCCTCCCCGACCGGGACTGA
- a CDS encoding LacI family DNA-binding transcriptional regulator, translating to MTAAGKHQVSRAETPRRGSRSGRAGIRDVAAAAGVSITTVSDALNGKGRLPDATRRHVREVADRLGYRPSAAARTLRTGKSGLIGLTVTTYGDEPFTFTEFAYFAEMARAATSAALARGYALVILPATSRHDVWSNVALDGTVVIDPSDHDPVVSELVRQGLPVVSDGRPAGSLPVTAWVDNDHEAAVLGILDHLADAGARRIGLLTGTTTDTYTHLSTTAYLRWCERVGQDPVYEAYPAHDPCAGAVAADRLLARPDRPDAVYGLFDPNGTDLLAAARRYGLRVPDDLLLVCCSESTVYATTEPPITTLSLKPRRIGTAVVQLLIDAIEGVESDQPVEQVIPTELIVRTSSERRPPRTTVSPPRSPEAG from the coding sequence ATGACAGCAGCAGGGAAGCACCAGGTGAGCCGCGCGGAAACACCCCGCCGAGGCAGCCGGTCGGGCCGGGCGGGCATCCGAGACGTGGCCGCCGCCGCCGGAGTCTCCATCACGACCGTTTCCGACGCCCTCAACGGCAAGGGCCGGCTCCCGGACGCCACCCGACGCCATGTACGCGAGGTCGCCGACCGACTTGGCTACCGCCCCTCGGCGGCGGCCCGAACCCTCAGAACCGGCAAGTCCGGCCTCATCGGCCTGACCGTGACCACGTACGGGGATGAACCTTTCACCTTCACCGAGTTCGCGTACTTCGCGGAAATGGCGCGGGCCGCCACCTCGGCCGCGCTGGCCCGGGGCTACGCCCTGGTCATCCTCCCCGCGACCTCGCGACACGACGTGTGGTCGAACGTCGCCCTCGACGGCACCGTGGTCATCGACCCCTCCGACCACGATCCGGTCGTCAGCGAACTGGTCCGCCAGGGATTACCGGTGGTCTCCGACGGCCGACCGGCCGGCTCGCTCCCGGTCACCGCGTGGGTCGACAACGACCACGAGGCCGCGGTCCTCGGCATCCTCGACCACCTGGCCGACGCGGGTGCCCGCCGGATCGGACTCCTCACGGGCACGACGACGGACACGTACACGCATCTCTCCACCACCGCATACCTGCGCTGGTGCGAGCGCGTGGGCCAGGATCCGGTCTACGAGGCCTATCCCGCGCACGATCCGTGCGCGGGGGCCGTCGCCGCCGACCGGCTGCTGGCCCGGCCGGACCGCCCCGACGCGGTCTACGGCCTCTTCGACCCGAACGGCACTGATCTGCTGGCCGCCGCACGGCGGTACGGTCTCCGCGTCCCCGACGACCTGCTGCTCGTCTGCTGCAGCGAGTCCACCGTGTACGCGACCACCGAGCCGCCGATCACGACGCTCTCGTTGAAGCCGCGCCGCATCGGCACGGCGGTGGTCCAGCTCCTCATCGACGCCATCGAAGGTGTCGAATCGGACCAACCGGTCGAGCAGGTGATACCGACAGAGCTGATCGTGCGGACCTCGTCCGAGCGGCGCCCGCCGCGTACGACGGTCAGCCCGCCACGATCACCTGAGGCGGGTTGA
- a CDS encoding metallophosphoesterase family protein, which translates to MVEGSMTQGAGQGPEVRTPTVRDFRVPAYVHEAGPYGHTAHPGETSRPADEPEGYPEGYTPTQRDLPVINRGDTVQVVIDPEAVAAEQSSAGPSPLFVVGDVHGYLDELLAALREKGLVDAAGNWAAGTARLWFLGDFTDRGPDGIGVIDLVMRLSAEAAAAGGYCKALMGNHELLLLGAKRFGDTPVNSGAGTATFQAAWLLNGGQKTDMDRLQDHHLQWMARLDAMEEVDGHLLVHSDTTAYRDYGDSIEAVNDTVRETITRNDPDEVWDLFRKFTRRFSFRDEGGADAVRSLLETYGGTRIVHGHSPIPYLLGEVGSEDGEDNTGPSVDGPYTYADGLAVAMDGGVTMAGKLLVQELPLRT; encoded by the coding sequence GTGGTGGAGGGGTCGATGACTCAGGGGGCCGGTCAGGGACCCGAGGTGCGGACGCCGACGGTGCGCGATTTCCGCGTGCCCGCGTACGTCCACGAGGCCGGTCCGTACGGACACACCGCCCACCCCGGCGAGACCTCCAGGCCCGCCGACGAGCCGGAGGGCTACCCCGAGGGGTACACCCCGACCCAGCGGGACCTGCCGGTGATCAACCGGGGTGACACGGTTCAGGTCGTGATCGACCCGGAAGCCGTGGCGGCCGAGCAGTCCTCCGCCGGGCCGAGTCCGCTCTTCGTCGTCGGGGATGTTCACGGCTACCTCGACGAGCTGCTCGCCGCGCTCCGCGAGAAGGGCCTCGTCGACGCCGCGGGCAACTGGGCGGCGGGCACCGCCCGGCTCTGGTTCCTCGGCGACTTCACCGACCGCGGCCCGGACGGCATCGGTGTCATCGACCTCGTGATGCGCCTGTCCGCCGAGGCGGCCGCGGCCGGCGGTTACTGCAAGGCCCTCATGGGCAACCACGAGCTGCTGCTGCTCGGTGCCAAACGGTTCGGCGACACTCCCGTCAACTCCGGCGCGGGCACCGCCACCTTCCAGGCCGCCTGGCTCCTCAACGGCGGCCAGAAGACCGACATGGACCGCCTCCAGGACCACCACCTCCAGTGGATGGCCCGCCTCGACGCCATGGAGGAGGTCGACGGCCACCTCCTGGTGCACTCCGACACCACCGCGTACCGCGACTACGGCGACTCCATCGAGGCGGTCAACGACACCGTCCGCGAGACGATCACACGCAACGACCCGGACGAGGTCTGGGACCTCTTCCGTAAGTTCACCCGGCGCTTCTCCTTCCGCGACGAGGGCGGCGCCGACGCCGTGCGCTCCCTGCTGGAGACCTACGGCGGCACCCGCATCGTCCATGGCCACAGCCCCATCCCGTACCTCCTGGGCGAGGTCGGCTCGGAGGACGGCGAGGACAACACGGGCCCTTCGGTCGACGGCCCGTACACCTATGCGGACGGTCTGGCCGTCGCCATGGACGGCGGAGTGACCATGGCCGGAAAGCTGCTGGTCCAGGAACTTCCGCTGCGTACCTGA
- a CDS encoding YibE/F family protein, with translation MTTTQQPPPPPPEPPHGHGPGNGRGHGSDGGHGYGSGGGHGPGDGHGQGPPSGGGHSHSHSHGPAAPVSKHLRKVIAAVLIPFATAVVVGLVVLWPGGAPAHERTGVGFDRQTQQATVTKVEEVDCSSVNASGVPPTGDTSTAEGSSAQQQANGTCKKATIRVDTGKDKGRTFTEIVQPDQSRQLEQGQEVVVAYEPAAPKDLQYSVADVNRKLPMALLAGIFALVVVVVGRLRGVMALVALAISFLVLTLFILPAILQGSNPLVVAVVGASAIMLIALYMCHGLSARTSVAVLGTLISLLLIGLLGSLFIDWAYLTGNTDDNTGLIHGLYPTIDMSGLLLAGVIIGSLGVLDDVTVTQTSAVWELHEANPSMGWRGLYRAGIRIGRDHIASVVNTLVLAYAGAALPLLLLFSIAQSSVGTVANSELVAEEIVRTLVGSIGLVASVPVTTALAALVVSADRPSAPEAAAVPAPARGGKGRRRKR, from the coding sequence GTGACCACGACGCAGCAGCCCCCGCCTCCGCCCCCCGAACCGCCCCATGGCCATGGCCCCGGAAACGGCCGTGGCCATGGTTCCGACGGTGGCCATGGATACGGTTCCGGGGGCGGCCACGGCCCCGGTGACGGACATGGCCAAGGCCCGCCCTCCGGGGGCGGCCACTCCCACAGTCACAGCCACGGACCCGCCGCGCCCGTTTCGAAGCACCTGCGCAAGGTCATCGCGGCGGTGCTGATCCCCTTCGCGACCGCGGTCGTCGTGGGCCTCGTCGTGCTGTGGCCCGGCGGCGCACCGGCGCACGAGCGCACCGGGGTGGGCTTCGACCGGCAGACGCAGCAGGCCACCGTCACCAAGGTCGAGGAGGTCGACTGCTCATCGGTGAACGCCTCGGGCGTCCCTCCGACCGGCGACACATCCACCGCCGAGGGCTCGTCCGCCCAGCAGCAGGCGAACGGCACCTGCAAGAAGGCCACGATCCGGGTCGACACCGGCAAGGACAAGGGCCGTACGTTCACGGAGATCGTTCAGCCGGACCAGTCACGGCAGTTGGAGCAGGGTCAGGAGGTCGTGGTCGCCTACGAGCCCGCCGCGCCCAAGGACCTGCAGTACTCGGTCGCCGATGTGAACCGGAAACTCCCGATGGCGCTACTCGCCGGGATCTTCGCCCTCGTCGTCGTGGTGGTGGGCCGACTGCGCGGTGTCATGGCCCTGGTGGCGCTGGCCATCAGCTTCCTGGTGCTGACCCTCTTCATCCTGCCGGCCATCCTGCAGGGCTCGAACCCGCTGGTCGTGGCGGTGGTCGGGGCGAGCGCCATCATGCTGATCGCGCTCTACATGTGCCACGGTCTGTCGGCCCGTACATCGGTCGCGGTGCTCGGCACGCTGATCTCGCTGCTGCTGATCGGCCTGCTGGGCTCGCTGTTCATCGACTGGGCCTATCTGACCGGCAACACGGACGACAACACCGGCCTGATCCACGGGCTGTATCCGACGATCGACATGAGCGGTCTGCTGCTCGCGGGCGTCATCATCGGTTCGCTCGGTGTCCTCGACGACGTGACGGTCACCCAGACGTCGGCGGTCTGGGAGCTGCACGAGGCCAATCCGTCGATGGGCTGGCGCGGGCTGTACCGCGCGGGCATCCGGATCGGCCGGGACCACATCGCGTCGGTGGTCAACACCCTCGTCCTCGCCTACGCCGGTGCCGCGCTGCCCCTGCTGCTCCTCTTCTCGATCGCGCAGAGCAGTGTCGGCACGGTCGCCAACAGCGAACTGGTCGCCGAGGAGATCGTGCGCACGCTCGTCGGCTCGATCGGCCTGGTGGCCTCCGTCCCGGTGACCACCGCACTGGCCGCCCTCGTCGTCTCGGCCGACCGCCCCAGCGCCCCGGAAGCGGCGGCCGTGCCCGCTCCGGCACGAGGCGGGAAGGGCCGCCGCCGCAAGCGCTGA
- the thiC gene encoding phosphomethylpyrimidine synthase ThiC has translation MTIEDTRTPASNQTDAASAVSEGERNQGEQPLEAGQSIGWHKAYVEGSRPDLRVPVRQVHLTNGQSVTLYDTSGPYTDPTAETDVRRGLLPLRENWIITRGDTEEYAGRPVRPEDDGIKHTSPRGGLRNLDAVFPGRPRQPRRSRDGRAVTQLAYARRGEITPEMEFVAVRENVAPEVVREEIAAGRAVLPANVNHPEIEPMIIGKRFLVKVNANIGNSAVTSSIEEEVEKMTWATRWGADTVMDLSTGRNIHTTREWVLRNSPVPIGTVPLYQALEKVDGKAEELTWEIYKDTVIEQAEQGVDYMTVHAGVRLAYVPLTANRKTGIVSRGGSIMAAWCLAHHKESFLYENFEELCEILAAYDVTYSLGDGLRPGSIADANDEAQFAELRTLGELNRIAKRFHVQTMIEGPGHVPMHKIKENIDLQQEICDEAPFYTLGPLTTDVAPAYDHITSGIGAAMIAWWGTAMLCYVTPKEHLGLPNRDDVKTGVITYKIAAHAADIAKGHPGAQEWDDALSDARFEFRWEDQFNLALDPDTAREFHDETLPAEPAKTAHFCSMCGPKFCSMKISQDIRREHGGSRDEIEAGMAQKSKEFAEAGNRVYLPMAD, from the coding sequence ATGACCATCGAGGACACACGCACGCCTGCCTCCAACCAGACGGACGCGGCATCCGCCGTGTCCGAGGGCGAAAGGAACCAGGGCGAACAGCCTCTGGAGGCCGGGCAGTCCATCGGCTGGCACAAGGCGTACGTCGAGGGCTCGCGCCCCGATCTGCGGGTGCCGGTCCGCCAGGTGCACCTCACCAACGGGCAGTCCGTCACCCTGTACGACACCTCCGGCCCGTACACCGATCCGACCGCGGAGACCGATGTCAGGAGGGGACTCCTCCCTCTCCGAGAGAACTGGATCATCACCAGGGGAGACACCGAGGAGTACGCGGGCCGCCCCGTCCGCCCCGAGGACGACGGGATCAAGCACACCTCGCCGCGCGGCGGACTGCGCAACCTCGACGCGGTGTTCCCGGGGCGGCCGCGCCAGCCGCGCCGCAGCCGTGACGGTCGGGCGGTGACCCAGCTCGCGTACGCGCGGCGCGGGGAGATCACCCCCGAGATGGAGTTCGTGGCCGTACGGGAGAACGTCGCGCCGGAGGTCGTCCGCGAGGAGATCGCCGCCGGCAGGGCCGTGCTGCCCGCGAACGTGAACCATCCGGAGATCGAGCCGATGATCATCGGCAAGCGGTTCCTGGTGAAGGTCAATGCCAACATCGGCAACTCCGCGGTCACTTCCTCCATCGAGGAGGAGGTCGAGAAGATGACCTGGGCGACCCGCTGGGGCGCCGACACGGTCATGGACCTGTCCACCGGCCGGAACATCCACACCACCCGCGAATGGGTGCTCCGGAACTCCCCCGTCCCCATCGGCACGGTGCCGCTCTACCAGGCGCTGGAGAAGGTCGACGGCAAGGCCGAGGAACTGACCTGGGAGATCTACAAGGACACAGTCATCGAGCAGGCCGAGCAGGGCGTGGACTACATGACGGTCCACGCGGGCGTGCGCCTCGCCTACGTCCCGCTGACCGCCAACCGCAAGACCGGCATCGTCTCGCGCGGTGGCTCGATCATGGCGGCCTGGTGCTTGGCGCACCACAAGGAGTCGTTCCTCTACGAGAACTTCGAGGAACTGTGCGAGATCCTCGCCGCCTACGACGTCACGTACTCGCTCGGCGACGGTCTGAGGCCCGGCTCCATCGCGGACGCCAACGACGAGGCACAGTTCGCGGAGTTGCGCACGCTCGGGGAACTCAACCGGATCGCGAAGCGTTTCCATGTTCAGACCATGATCGAGGGCCCGGGACATGTCCCGATGCACAAGATCAAGGAGAACATCGACCTGCAGCAGGAGATCTGCGATGAGGCCCCGTTCTATACGCTCGGCCCGCTGACCACGGACGTCGCGCCGGCGTACGACCACATCACCTCAGGCATCGGTGCCGCGATGATCGCGTGGTGGGGCACTGCGATGCTCTGCTACGTCACGCCCAAGGAGCACTTGGGACTGCCCAATCGTGACGACGTGAAGACCGGCGTCATCACCTACAAGATCGCGGCCCATGCGGCGGACATCGCCAAGGGACACCCGGGCGCACAGGAGTGGGACGACGCGTTGTCGGACGCCCGCTTCGAGTTCCGCTGGGAGGACCAGTTCAACCTGGCCCTCGACCCCGACACGGCCCGTGAGTTCCACGACGAGACGCTCCCGGCCGAGCCGGCCAAGACGGCCCACTTCTGCTCCATGTGCGGCCCGAAGTTCTGCTCGATGAAGATCTCCCAGGACATCCGCCGTGAACACGGCGGTTCCCGGGACGAGATCGAGGCGGGCATGGCCCAGAAGTCCAAGGAGTTCGCGGAGGCGGGGAACCGGGTCTATCTGCCGATGGCGGACTGA
- a CDS encoding SsgA family sporulation/cell division regulator, translating into MRESVQAEVMMSFLVSEELSFRIPVELRYETCDPYAVRLTFHLPGDAPVTWAFGRELLIDGVGRPCGDGDVHIAPADPETFGEVLIRLQVGTDQALFRVGTAPLVAFLDRTDKLVPLGQERSLADFDTLLDEALDRILAEEQSAG; encoded by the coding sequence ATGCGCGAGTCGGTACAGGCAGAGGTCATGATGAGCTTCCTCGTCTCGGAGGAGCTCTCCTTCCGCATCCCGGTGGAGCTGCGTTATGAGACCTGTGATCCCTACGCCGTGCGGTTGACCTTTCACCTGCCCGGCGACGCTCCCGTGACCTGGGCCTTCGGGCGGGAGCTGCTCATCGACGGTGTGGGGCGGCCGTGCGGGGACGGGGACGTCCATATCGCGCCCGCCGATCCGGAGACGTTCGGCGAGGTGCTGATCCGGCTTCAGGTGGGCACTGATCAGGCGCTGTTCCGGGTCGGCACGGCGCCGCTGGTGGCCTTCCTGGACCGCACGGACAAGCTTGTGCCGCTGGGGCAGGAGCGTTCCCTCGCCGACTTCGACACCCTGCTCGACGAGGCGCTGGACCGCATCCTGGCGGAGGAACAGAGCGCGGGCTGA
- a CDS encoding cupin domain-containing protein: MKAFRLDELEAERAANDGAYLQFLRERNMSVGLYALDAGDLDPQKPHSQDEVYLVVSGRASLTVGFETTQVARGSVVYVPAGIAHKFHHITEDLRVVVVFSPPEG, translated from the coding sequence ATGAAGGCATTCCGGTTGGATGAACTGGAGGCGGAGCGCGCCGCCAATGACGGTGCCTACCTGCAGTTCCTGCGCGAGCGGAACATGTCGGTCGGCCTGTACGCGCTCGATGCCGGCGATCTCGACCCGCAGAAGCCGCACAGCCAGGACGAGGTGTATCTCGTCGTGAGCGGCCGCGCCTCGCTCACGGTCGGCTTCGAGACCACCCAGGTGGCGCGCGGCAGTGTCGTGTACGTGCCCGCTGGGATCGCCCACAAGTTCCACCACATCACCGAGGACTTGAGGGTCGTGGTGGTGTTCTCTCCGCCGGAGGGCTGA
- a CDS encoding IclR family transcriptional regulator: MRLLEAVAERELGAPAKQLARDAGLALPTAYHLLRTLVHEGYLYRDKGLFFLGEAAERLSSSGAQQKRRSTVGEALAHWRDVLGVPVYFAIYRDGEIEVKCVADSPSIPAVEEWADFRETGHAHAIGQCLLSQLGDEARRDHLERYPVQSLTPYTVRDNETLLRRLDRIGRMEPVVERQEYALGTVCAAIPITVGTTAGTLAISLPSHQADRLLPVAHQLQTEIGKLLGTLAISISI, encoded by the coding sequence ATGCGACTGCTGGAGGCTGTCGCAGAGCGGGAACTGGGGGCGCCCGCCAAACAGTTGGCGCGGGACGCCGGGCTCGCGCTGCCCACGGCGTACCACCTGCTGCGCACGCTGGTGCACGAGGGCTATCTGTATCGGGACAAGGGGCTGTTCTTCCTCGGTGAGGCGGCCGAGCGGCTGAGCAGCAGCGGAGCGCAGCAGAAACGTCGCAGCACGGTGGGCGAGGCCCTGGCGCACTGGCGGGACGTCCTCGGCGTCCCCGTCTACTTCGCGATCTACCGGGACGGCGAGATCGAGGTCAAGTGCGTCGCCGACAGCCCGAGCATCCCGGCGGTCGAGGAGTGGGCCGACTTCCGTGAGACGGGTCACGCGCACGCCATCGGGCAGTGCCTGCTGTCCCAACTCGGTGATGAGGCCCGCCGCGACCACCTGGAGCGCTATCCGGTGCAGTCGCTCACCCCGTACACGGTCCGTGACAACGAGACGCTGCTACGGCGCCTCGACCGGATCGGGCGGATGGAACCGGTCGTCGAGCGGCAGGAGTACGCCCTCGGGACGGTCTGCGCCGCGATCCCCATCACCGTGGGGACGACCGCCGGGACCCTCGCCATCTCGCTGCCCTCGCACCAGGCCGATCGGCTGCTGCCCGTGGCCCATCAGTTGCAGACCGAGATCGGAAAGCTACTAGGGACACTCGCGATCTCTATCAGCATCTGA